A portion of the Cryptomeria japonica chromosome 5, Sugi_1.0, whole genome shotgun sequence genome contains these proteins:
- the LOC131037859 gene encoding lipase-like PAD4, with amino-acid sequence MDFDLQTKPRFCVGRGLATLVTSSGILHNAWEEICKVSKNGVEFSLKEDERVAYVTFPSFSKEDFTVTDSRYGEYSIQNEKNFSVCLKGTDDKPALVHKGAFNRFLRILESSDFKAKIQALKSQAIIFVGHSMGGAIATLATLWFLQKKARNMSYFCITFGSPLVGNAILGEAIGRENWTGKFCHVVSKYDIVPRMLLAPFESIAEPLNAIVPHWGSMMGIDYVAVSHLSIPEACKTLLENVLQCTSPIANNYPGESGQRSPYRPFGTYMFCSTQGAACIDDSEAVLKMLHFTVQGMPSDQLADTCASDHTGYGQMLEDVNKKLLNATPIANFATDSFEMGIALELEAMGVGAQNHHASLALRKAGEMKNKQDMNIEKLNDKLSKGQSSMAEVEWYKARCTKGSGCYDSFKQHGGKSDVHVNLARKKLETFWQEIVEMEEKHELPSDFRCQNKWINAGTAYRRLVEPLDIAYYYHTRKDSKSYLSVRPHHYIVLEKWMKEKEQTRTGRDKKDRTKFASLTLDSCFWAHLEEAYQALTSLQQVQGQHQVMNASLQESREFENYIWGMIRDKSISAEIFLMESSFMLWWEQYSNYLQLQFPQWSSSSPLFNFMANESWK; translated from the exons ATGGATTTCGATTTGCAGACCAAACCACG GTTCTGTGTTGGTCGGGGACTAGCAACTTTGGTTACTTCCTCCGGGATCCTGCACAACGCTTGGGAGGAGATTTGTAAAGTTTCAAAAAATGGCGTAGAATTTTCTCTGAAAGAAGATGAACGTGTAGCATATGTGACCTTCCCATCATTTTCTAAAGAAGATTTCACTGTCACAGATAGTAGATATGGAGAATACAGTATCCAGAATGAGAAAAACTTTTCTGTCTGCCTCAAGGGTACTGATGATAAGCCTGCCCTTGTTCACAAGGGAGCTTTCAACCGATTCCTGCGTATTCTGGAAAGTTCAGATTTCAAAGCCAAG ATACAAGCTTTAAAGTCACAGGCCATTATATTTGTGGGCCATTCCATGGGGGGTGCAATTGCGACTCTGGCCACTCTGTGGTTTCTGCAAAAGAAGGCAAGAAACATGTCTTATTTTTGCATTACATTTGGTTCTCCTTTGGTGGGAAATGCTATTCTTGGGGAGGCAATTGGGCGTGAGAATTGGACGGGAAAATTTTGTCATGTTGTTTCCAAGTATGATATTGTTCCTAGGATGCTCCTTGCACCATTTGAATCAATTGCCGAGCCTTTGAATGCAATTGTGCCTCATTGGGGGAGCATGATGGGCATTGACTATGTTGCTGTATCACATCTTTCTATACCAGAGGCTTGCAAAACTCTTCTTGAGAATGTCCTACAATGCACATCTCCAATAGCAAATAATTATCCAGGAGAATCTGGTCAAAGAAGCCCATATAGACCCTTTGGTACTTATATGTTTTGTTCAACGCAAGGAGCAGCTTGTATTGATGACTCTGAAGCTGTCCTGAAGATGCTGCATTTCACTGTGCAAGGAATGCCTTCTGATCAACTTGCAGACACATGTGCTTCAGATCACACAGGTTATGGCCAAATGTTGGAAGATgtcaacaaaaaattgctaaatgCAACGCCAATTGCAAATTTTGCCACAGACTCCTTCGAGATGGGAATAGCACTGGAATTGGAAGCAATGGGTGTTGGAGCTCAG AACCATCATGCATCCCTTGCACTCAGAAAAGCTGGAGAGATGAAAAATAAGCAAGATATGAACATTGAAAAGCTCAATGACAAATTGAGCAAAGGCCAAAGTTCTATGGCAGAGGTGGAATGGTACAAAGCACGTTGTACGAAGGGTTCTGGCTGCTATGATTCTTTCAAACAGCATGGTGGAAAGTCAGATGTTCATGTAAATTTGGCTAGAAAAAAGTTGGAAACATTTTGGCAAGAAATTGTTGAGATGGAGGAGAAACATGAATTGCCTAGCGACTTCCGATGCCAAAATAAATGGATTAATGCTGGCACTGCATATAGAAGACTTGTAGAGCCTTTGGACATTGCATACTACTATCATACACGGAAGGATAGCAAAAGCTATCTTTCAGTGAGACCCCACCATTACATAGTTCTGGAGAAatggatgaaagaaaaagaacaaactcGTACTGGTAGAGATAAGAAGGATCGTACAAAGTTTGCATCCTTAACTCTGGACTCCTGTTTTTGGGCTCATTTAGAAGAAGCCTATCAAGCATTGACAAGTCTCCAGCAAGTGCAAGGTCAACATCAAGTCATGAATGCTTCACTGCAAGAAAGCCGAGAGTTTGAAAATTATATTTGGGGTATGATCAGAGACAAGAGTATTTCTGCAGAGATTTTCTTAATGGAGAGTAGCTTCATGCTTTGGTGGGAACAGTACAGCAACTATCTTCAACTTCAATTCCCGCAATGGAGCTCAAGCTCTCCTCTGTTCAACTTCATGGCAAATGAGAGTTGGAAGTAG